A window from Hemibagrus wyckioides isolate EC202008001 linkage group LG19, SWU_Hwy_1.0, whole genome shotgun sequence encodes these proteins:
- the LOC131370479 gene encoding intraflagellar transport protein 46 homolog yields MPELLDNQPYDETLDISNSEELASLDTRTPRQAVLRNTSLQQLNYMASSGNDESEDSIKQKKTGPPARPCEPAETDDEDYDEEDDDEEDSDDTESDEDDGEPRPAPEGAYDPSDYDHLHVSSDIKDIFQFITRYTPQNIELDHKLKPFIPDFIPAVGDIDAFLKVPRPDGKVDGLGLVVLDEPCAKQSDPVVLSMGLSENSKQHNVAEVKVKSIESAQKNPKAIDDWIDSVSELHRSKPPATVLYTRPMPDTDTLMQEWPPEFEELLGKLNLPTADIDCDLEEYIDTICGILDIPVYESRIQSLHVLFSLYSEIRNFQPELIAKSPNNKTLDINDSGEVASLYAPTPWQAGQLRLLMLYDFSVKHFQHC; encoded by the exons ATG CCTGAGCTTCTTGATAACCAGCCCTACGACGAGACTCTGGACATCAGCAACTCAGAAGAGCTGGCCAGTTTGGACACACGTACTCCACGGCAAGCAG TCTTAAGGAACACAAGCCTACAGCAGCTGAATTACATGGCCAGTAGTGGCAATGATGAGTCTGAAGACAGTATCAAG caaaaaaaGACAGGACCACCTGCTAGACCATGTGAACCAGCTGAAACTGATGATGAGGAttatgatgaagaggatgatgatgaagaggattcTGATGACACAGagtcagatgaagatgatggggaGCCAAGACCAGCTCCAGAAGG GGCATATGATCCATCAGATTATGACCATCTCCATGTCTCATCAGATATAAAAGACATTTTCCAGTTCATCACACG ATACACACCTCAGAACATTGAACTGGATCATAAGCTGAAGCCTTTTATTCCAGACTTCATTCCAGCTGTAGGCGACATTGATGCTTTCCTTAAA GTTCCTCGGCCGGATGGGAAGGTGGATGGTCTGGGCTTGGTAGTGTTGGATGAACCATGTGCTAAGCAATCAGACCCAGTGGTGCTCTCCATGGGGCTTTCTGAGAACAGTAAACAGCACAATGTCgct gAAGTGAAGGTGAAGAGTATCGAGAGTGCACAGAAGAACCCAAAAGCTATTGATGACTGGATAGATAGCGTCAGTGAACTCCATCGCTCCAAACCTCCAGCCACAGTTCTGTACACCAG ACCCATGCCAGACACTGATACCCTGATGCAAGAATGGCCACCTGAGTTTGAAGAGCTTTTGGGCAAG ctgAACCTCCCCACAGCAGATATTGACTGTGACCTGGAAGAGTACATCGACACAATTTGCG GTATCTTGGACATTCCAGTATACGAGAGCCGAATCCAGTCTCTCCATGTCCTGTTCTCACTTTATTCTGAAATCAGAAACTTCCAg CCTGAGCTTATTGCTAAGTCGCCCAACAACAAGACTCTGGACATCAATGACTCAGGAGAGGTGGCCAGTTTGTACGCACCTACTCCATGGCAAGCAGGTCAGCTGAGGCTCTTAATGCTGTATGATTTCAGTGTGAAACATTTCCAGCATTGCTAA